The Arachis ipaensis cultivar K30076 chromosome B03, Araip1.1, whole genome shotgun sequence region tgtctCTACATGACCCTCCTCAGGGGATCTATCTGCCATCACTgattgatctctcgggtccccggcaacggcgctaatgttacggtgggtaaccggagattaatgggctggatggcgttggttggcccaaacgtatgaaggaggaGGCTTTCAAGTGGGTCTGCAACTCGGTGCCCTCCGTCCGACCTGTacgtgtgaaagaatggggggtggtacctgcaaagacactctgatgcctaagtcagcaagggtgttagcaggtctagagagtattgggacttagagatacctgaggggtgtcagtgtatttatagtggtgaaccaataaccaccgttagggtagtgccacttttctagggtgttaaccatccctttatcttagagaagttaagatatggctcgtgaagtggttagagagattttaggggcagttactcattcaaatgagtgcttatctgtcagctaaccctcgttcccgacttctttagagcaagtcgtgacgaGTACCGACTTCGTAGTGGCTGATCTGGTGAAAGGTGAggtcaaccctttgggttgggcctttttacttggatcctgggccttaATCATTGGGCTAGGGTATGAACACtctttattttcttctcattTGTGGAGAGAAAATAATTTAATGGGTCCCACactatttttttctttcctctctattttctcttctcatccaaacaacaaaaaatTTACTTTTCCATTCATTTTCTTTCCTCCCATTTTCTTTCCCTTCAAAATCCCTCCATCCAAACAATGTGCAAGTCTGGCGCACAACCCATATATATACGTAGAGTAAGACTCAGACTTAGCCAATGCTAACTGAAAGCCAACAACCAAAAATATCTAAGTCAACTAACACTATCCTTTACACTTTACAGGGGTGTCCAGTATTCGTTTCACCAACGATATTGGGAAAAATCTCAAGGTGGATATAGGTCATGGCAGTGTGTCCAGAAGAGGTGCTCAATAGATTATTGAAAAAATGCATAACAGATTGGCCAGTTGAAAGGGCCATTTGTTGAACAAAGTCAGGcggaattttttaattaaatcagtTATTTCTTCCATTCCCATCTATCAGACGCAAATTTGTCTTCTTCCATCTTATGTTCGTGACAAAATTAATTCTATCATCCGTCAATTTTAATTGAAAGGAGAAAAGAATGATGAAGGGCTTCCTCTTCTTAAATGGGAAATTAAACCTTGGTCTCTCCAAAGAAAGCTGGAGCTCTTGGCATTGGAGATGCTAATTGTGCTAATATTGTTATCGTTAGGAAATTGGTTTGGCAAATTTTAAATCATCTGGAAAAGCTATGGGTCCAGTAACTGACGAATAACTATTTACACAATTGTACAAGTTTGGAGCTGATTATTCCCAGAAATGCATCTAATTGCTGGAGTATTAATACTAAGGGTTTTTCCTTGTGCATAGGACCTTTAACTCAATCTCTCTGGCATGACTCTTGGATGCCCCAAAATAGAATCGGTGATGACATCCCTTACATACACATATCTAACATTGATTTTTCTATTAATCATGTCTAGAACAATTTAGCTTAGCATTTGGATAATCTGGCCACCCCAATTACCAGGGAGGTGAAAGAAAAATTCTAGTTTCAATCCTTCTACTCAGATGGCTCCCAACCCGGTTGGAGGTGGAACGTAGCCTCATCGAAACAGTATTCTAATAGATATGGTTAATAGTGGATTTTGGAGCGTAAATTTGTGGAATCACAATGCTAATTGGAATTGGATTTGGCAAACTAACATTCCAGAAAAAATCAAATTACTGGTTTGGCTGTCTCCATGAAGTCCTACCTTCTGATGCTCTTCGGCCATAGCTGAAGGCTCTGTCTCAAACTTCTATCCCAGATGTAAGAAGCCAGAAACGGTCTTACACCGTCTTATTCAGTGTAATAAGGCGCAAGAAATTTGGGGATTTCTAGACCCTGAAGTTATTCGTAGGGCGACATGATGTAATAGTGCGAACTAGTTCCGGGGGCTCATGAAGGGCGAGGAGTTGCTCTTTTTGCAGGaatttggtgattttggtgcCAAAGAAACCAATAGATCTTCAACCCCTCTCATgaatgtaatgaatgccaaagtGGCGCTTAATGCAAAAACCATTTCCGAGCAGTGTAACCTCAACAACCTCCGATCTCTTTATCAAATTCAGAACCAAGGAAGAATTTGGAATTCTACCCCCTCCATGTATCGTTAAAATTAACTGTAATGCTACCGTGTTTCCTTCGCAAAACATAGTCGACTTTGGGCGTCTGAGGGATTGAGGGGAATATAGGTTAAGGATTATTCTGCTCCGTTCCTTCTTGTTTAGAGGAATCTTGTACTTACTTGGAAATGGTTTCAAAACCGTTATATGTGAAACAGATTCCATACACGTGTTCCTCTCTGCAAAACCAGCCTGCTTTCGCCACAAACTAAGACATCAATTTGGTGGTTATGATCCAAGAGAGCTTAAGTCAAATATAGGAAGCTCATTCCTATATAGACATCAATCCAAGATCTGAAAGAGACTGTTTTTTCACTGGAACATCACGGATGAAGCTAACACTAGATAGTGGTGGTTTGTCAGTAACAAGTGACAAGTTTATGGTAAAGTTTAAGGCTGCCCACATAAGAATTTAAAGTTTTCAACAATCTATTATCAAATTGAAACATGTGAGAGATGATGAATATTCACATAACTACCAAAAATCTAACTACATGCTACAACTAATGAAACAACCACCAGGAATATGGCATAAAATCCTATTTAAAAGTAATAAGGGGAAAATAGAACTTAATCTTTTAAGGAACAGCACAATGTGACAAAAAAGTTTCTAAGAATCATCATCGCCAGCAGCCTTGGACGAAGTTCCGGTCTTCTTAGGAAGCAAGAGGTTGTGGATGTTGGGCATCACACCACCGTTGGCAATTGTGACATCTCCAAGAAGCTTGCTTAACTCTTCGTCATTTCTAACCGCCAATTGAATGTGACGTGGCACAATTCTAGTCTTCTTATTATCTCTCGCAGCGTTGCCAGCTAACTCAAGAACCTGAAAATGCCATAATAACATCTAACAACTTCAGAAACCCAAATATTCATAAATTCGAGCTCAGCCCTAAATCTGAAACATTAAGCCTAATTATAACAACTTTTAGTTGACCAACAtggtttaaaatataaaaaaaaatgaccTCGACTTAGCCCAAAAAAATTGACTCTCTAACGTTACTTTTCAGAAAAAAAATCCTACACGCTAAACATTGCCTAAAAGGAAATGTCTTAACCCCAATTAGAAGATTAACATTGAATCATGAAACCCTAGATTCAACATCGAAGTTGCAAATACATATGAAAAATCAAAGGAAAAACCCGATCAGGAAAGAATTGAAAAGATGAAAATCTGCAATATTTAAATTCATAGCAACGGAAATCCAAACTACTGGAAATTTCGACAAATCTCAAAACCCTAGAAATTAACAAGGTAAGCCAAGAAATTAAAGACTTAATTGAAACCAAGCAAAGGCAAAATTACCTCGGCGGCTAGGTATTCAAGGACGGCGGCGAGGTAAACGGGGGCGCCGGCACCGACACGTTCGGCGTATTTTCCAGCCTTCAGGAACCGGGCAATACGACCAACGGGGAATTGAAGACCGGCCTTGCTGCTCCGAGAGGTGGCCTTCTTGGCGTTGCCAGATCCTAATGTTTTGCCTCGACCCGCCATTAACGAAGGTTTGATGCTTTGGTTTAACGGAAAGAGAGTGATCCTTTGAGCGGTTAGCGAGAGAGAATATTAGTGGATGAATGAAGGTTTAGGCGGTTGCGACATTTATATATAGCACGTTGTGTGCGACTGAAGTTGTGGCCAATCAAATTGAATGACGCGGATCGTGCTTTTACACTATCAGATGGGTGCAATGTGGACGGTTGAGATAGGGTTTGGGAAGTGACTGAATTGACGAAAATGCCGCCAGACttttaatcttttttttcttaaaaggTAAAAAGTTTGAaatctttttctaaaaaaatatattttctttgaataaattaTCTAAATATTCAATCAAcaggtagtgtttgttttgaaATAGTAAGACAATCTAAGGGACTGAAATTTAatatcatattttttaatttagatattggTACTAATATTTTTGTCTTTATctccaaaattttaatattttaatacctccaaaaagtgaagacacaggggactaaaatttttaaagatagagactaaaattttaataatattttatacttaaaatactcttattttaattaattaattctaattttattttttttgtaaattaaattagagtttcatttttatttcaatttctatcttTCATCTTGTACCaaacaaaatactaaaatttattttaatctttGTCTTACTATCGGTCTTAatgttttctatttctctctccaCCAATCGCTTTAATGTACTAATCAGTTGTCAATTTTTTGAAATTACTAATTTATATTTACCTTCTCTTAAAAGACAGCGAGTAACAGGAGCAAAAATAATAATAGGAGATAGTTGTAGTAGTGTACACAATTTTTTGGATCGTCTTTTATGACTACCACTGTTAGTACTACGTTCTTAGACATTACCAAGATCTACTAGTGTTTTGTGCTATTCATGGGTGGCGTTTACGTTAGTTTTGGTCGTAATGTACGGACACTAATACGGATACGAAATACGATTAGATACAGAATATAAAAAcacataaatttaaaatttttatatgaaatagatacaatatatatatatatatatatatatataaataaagtattttttagataaattataatcatgttttagtattttattgatattaaaatataaattaatttttNNNNNNNNNNNNNNNNNNNNNNNNNNNNNNNNNNNNNNNNNNNNNNNNNNNNNNNNNNNNNNNNNNNNNNNNNNNNNNNNNNNNNNNNNNNNNNNNNNNNNNNNNNNNNNNNNNNNNNNNNNNNNNNNNNNNNNNNNNNNNNNNNNNNNNNNNNNNNNNNNNGACATGTTGAGACGCTGATACCTGATGGCATTTAGGTGTGTCTAAATGTGTccagaaaaaattttttttatctttttattaagacacgttTTGGACACAAAAAATACGCGTGTCGATCGAGTGTCAATAAATATTGTATCTGAAATGTGTTCAACATGCAAACACGACAAATCAAAGAAGTGTATGTGCTTTATATGTTTTTCATATATTTTGTCCAACAcaattaaaattttctatttGTAAAAAAACTGTTAGCTTATTATTGTAATATTAATATTGTAACTCTTTTTAATTACAGTATTGTTATACATTTAAGTTTTGTTGGcaactaaatttaattaaattgatctaattttaacaaaaattaattatattaataagaGTGTGAATACATATTCTAATATCCTACTAACGCAAACGTAAATACTAactaaatatacaaaaaaaaaaaattatctctaTGTTATTATCCCAAAATTTAATCTAAAAATTGTTACCCTTTTTGTGAAACTCATACGTGTAGTCCTTAAAAATCTCCAACAAAAAATTCACCATAAAAGACATACAAATATATAGTTCATTTAGCTGCAAACATGAATTAGTtagttaaataatatatttagaaTGTCTATAATTGATTAGTATGTTTTCTGAAATTTATAATACATGATGCAGTGGAATTAAACTTTTCTCTTATGGACAACTATTGAAAAATCTAAAGATTAGAATGTTAGTTATTTcatgaaattaataatttatgtatttttagTCAATAATTTTTAATCTAAATTTataacttttaatttttgaacCGTTAAATTAGAatggaattaaaatattttttatgatgaTTAGAATTAAGGacacaaattttaaatattactgTCGAAAAATTTGTTTAAGATCATGTATTATTCTCCTAAGCTTGCAATTAACTTCTTATTAGcgcttaaaataaaatttttgggtTGTCTCATATAGTCATATAAACATCTTCCAAATCTCCATTAAAGAACACTATTTTCATTCATTTGATGCAATTTTATGTTAAAGTACATTGCCAATGTCATAATGATGCGGAAAGaatcttttttgaaaattatatagNNNNNNNNNNNNNNNNNNNNNNNNNNNNNNNNNNNNNNNNNNNNNNNNNNNNNNNNNNNNNNNNNNNNNNNNNNNNNATAAGTTATAAGTTGAGTCCTGTAGTGCTTAATATTGCCTGATGAATCCTTTTTTGTCTTAAAGATCCCTTTACAGCTAATGGCATTTTTCCGATCAAGCAATTTTACAATATTCCAAACTTGGTTATCTGCCATAAATTTTATTTCATCTTTCATAGCATCTAGCCCTAAATTGAAATTACAATTTTTTATTGCTTGTGAAAACATTGTCGGATTTTTTTCATCACAAACATCATAGTCAGACTCAACAAGATACACTACATAATCACTAGAAATTGCAGGTTTTATTACTAGTTGATCTTTGTTATATTGCATCATCAACCTCTTGTAAAGATAGTCGCATAATAGGTTCTCTCTCTTTTTGAGATTGCTCTTGAATAATATTTTCATTATAAAGAGTTTGATCATCCACCAATGATCTACTAGAACATTATCTTCATGATGTGAAACATCAGTAATAGATTATTCTACATTGACCCTATCTGTATGGACATTGTATTAAACAATCAGTCTTGTATATGGAAAAGTTTGACAAATATTATCATTTTCAACAACCTTAAGAGAACGATTTTTTCCACTTTTTATACCATGGTCTAAAAATTTtgtaacagtccagaccacccgctagcacgatattgtccgctttggcacacaaggcctcacggttttgcctttgacgataggaatGATAGCCAAAGcctcccacactcactcgtcaaaacgcgtcatactagggagaggtatccacacccttataaggcatgcttcgttcccctctccaaccgatgtgggccttacaatccaccccctaagggagcccagcgccctcgctggcacatcgatccgggttccggctctaataccatctgtaacagtccagaccacccgctagcatgacgcgttttgacgagtgaatgtggggagttttgaaaaataaagaaaaattgaagTTGCTAAGCATACTTCTCACTATATCCAGCAAAAGAAAATTGGAGTTGCTAAAGAAAATTGGAACTctatttattattatcattattattatggtGATTATACAATTTTGACAACACataaaaatattgttaaaataatttttaaaaatacttttctatttaaaaaattaaagcaaaaagtTGTAAAAATGTAAAAAGAAATGATACTTTAAAATTGTTAGTACAGtaaatcaataaaataaaagattattTTGTTTTGTCTTGTATCGATCCGAAAGTAATAGAGATAAGAGAAAAGGATAATATAGCCATATATGTTAGTTCAATTTTTATGTATAATAAGACTTATATATAGTGTCTACCATAAATTATGATGcaatttttactataattaaaTAGATTACAATCCCCAATACAATAAATTATCTTAATTCATTCGAGTTAAATCCCAAATAAATTAGTCCCTGAGATTTATGAAATGCATGGATTTAGTCCCTAACTTTCCAATTGCACTATTTATATACTCGAGATTAGCAAAATGCACCAAGTTGGTCCCTTTCGAATTTTCCGTTCAACTGGCTTCCCGACGCGAGTGACCTGGCAAATGATTACCACGCTGCAGTGTCTAACGGTTACATGATATGCCAATTGAAAGTGTTTAACCCAATTTGGTCCCTGATCCTCTTTTTAACCCTAACTGCAGAAGTAGCGCATCActccttcttcctcttccctGCCCATTTTCGTCGCCGTTGCTGCGCTGGTTGGAACGATGGTTGGACGTGCAAATGAAGGAGACGAGATTTCTATTCGATCAACGACAAGGACGCCAAGTCGGAGCAGAGTCTCGCGAGTGCCAGAGCAGTGTGGGTGTGAAAAACATCCTGTGCTCCGATGGTCTGAAACGGATACCCACCCAAATAAGTCCTTCTTTGGATGCCCGAATTACAATGTGAGTATTTTCTTAAGATTTATTGTTGAGTATTTTTATGCTAACTCTTAAATTTGCTACTCGTAGAGTAGTGGAAAAAGATGGTGTGGATTTTTTTTATGGACAGACATTGTAGAAGATGATAATGGAAATTTGGAAGACGCTACAGCATACAACAACGAAGAAGTGAGCGTCAGTCTTGCTTTGAGGATTGACAATTTGGAGGCTGAATTAAGGACCTAGAAATTGATAATACAAATGTTAGGATTACTGGtttttttcttgttagttgttattttagTTGTGAtggtaaaaatataaaaacagTGTTTGAAAGTATTTGTTAATGAATGTATGAGAATTCCTTGGTTTATTGGTGTGTTCTATGTATATagattttacaaaaataaaatccaAAGTGAATGAATAGAACAAGTAAACTAATAATAGCAgtttttgattataaataacacATTGTCAATGTAACACACTGTCAATGGACCACATAATGATAAACACCATAATACAGCCACCAAATTCTGAAACAAGAAGATCTCCAAGTTTAAACTCTTGTAAAGTATTTACtaccaaaaaaaataaactatacAGTCTGGTTATGTGCTATTCTTGAATGgaagtaacaaaaaaaaaaagaaccaatGCCCAAATCCCATATATAATCAAACATCAACAGCTAGTATCAAGTGTTTTTCTTCCTTGGTGCCTTAAACCCTGGTGTTGGAACAAACTTTAAAAAATTTGCTAACCTAAAAGATGTTGCTACACTTGCTCCTTGTATGGGATCAACAGAAACAGTTACTAGTGGTGGTGAGTTCCTCCTTTTGGTTGGTAATTTATGTGGCCCTTTTGTTGTTGGTAGTGGTGGTGCCTAAGTAAAATGAGAAAATTAGTTTGAGTTAGTGAGAATAGGGGAGCTATGACAAAGAAGTAAAAAATAAAAGTCTTGGAAAATTTTACCTCATCTTGTGTTTCACCATAGTTTGGTTGGGATAACTCAACCTCTACAGCTTAGGGTGCAACCACTGGTGGTGGAAGGTTGTCTGTAACACCTGCATCAGAAGGAACTTCAGCTACTTGTGGTACCTCGTTGGCAGTGTTGCTTGCTTCAGCTGCAGGTGTACTCCTAATAGGAGTAGCTTTGGCCTTGGAAGCTGCCACAGCAGCCGCTGCAGCTGCAAGAGCAGCAACAACCTCATCAGCTCTCTTCTATTTACATTCCCTCTTAGTGTGACCCTTTACTCCACAATATGTGCATGTGAATGGTTTCAGCTGTCTCTTTAGAGTAAAAATTTGCTTAACTTTCTTATTTCCATTAGTACCTTCATCAGTGTCCTTTCTTCTTTTGGTCGTGAATTTTCTTGGTTTTAGCTTAAGTTTGGAGCTTGTGACTGATTGTAGACTGATTTTTTCAACATGGATTAGCTTGGGAGAGGATTGATGTGATGTTCATAGGTCTTATTGTATGATTCCATTGTGACCAAGGAGTGACATAAATCCTCTAGTCTCTTGTTTACCCGTGCAAGAGCAGCACATGCATAAACTTAGGAAATGCTtacaataaattaattaaaagccAGTTCAACTCCAAACCAACTCACGTAATAATTCAAGTAAAGCCACTTATATTGAAACTGAAAATAAAGTTATTGTAAAGGTAAAAAATATAACCTGTTAACATTTAGAACTGGCAGGTGCAAAGTCTTTTGCCAAGGTCAACAATCATGTTTGTTGGGTGTCCATGGATCTCAAATTTTTCATAGTCTTCATCTCTAGTCCATATAGGGACCTAGTTCTTTGATTCTTTTCTAACTGGCTCTGAATAACAGGAGGAAGTTTTTCGACATGGTTGTTCGACTTTACCTTGTTCTTTGCAATGGACCTCATAACAAACATCCTTACCTCTTCAAGCAATGTGATGATTGGCTTGCTCCTAGCCTCCTTGATCTGTGCATTGAAAACCTCACATGCATTGTTGCATATATTATCCAGCTTTGGCCTGTGGCTAAATTGAGACTTTGTCCATGAATGCCTAGGCCACTTGTTAAGGTATATCCATGCTTCCTCACTCACTCTCTTGATCTTGTCCATGTTGTCCATAAAATCTTGGAATGTGGTTGACCTAGCAGCATCCCAAAGGAGTCTCCTCAGCTCAAGATCCTTTCATTGTTTGTTGAAATTTCGCCACTGGTACCATACACAGAAACGATGATGGACCTGTGACATGACCTCTTCCACAACCAAGCCCTGCACATGACAGATAGATATAGTAGAACAAGATATTCATACCAGTTTGAAATTGTTATGCTAATTTCATACCATGTATGTTAGACTGAACAAGATATTCATACCATCAACCAGTTTATACCATCTATGCTAATTTTATACCATCTATGCTAATTTCATAACATCAATCATTTTGAAATATTCATACCAACTAAGATAGAGAAACATCCATTGCAACCAGTTTATACATTAAACAGAGAAACATTTTGTCTATAACAGATAGCTCCATTTTCAATATTTAGTCtacaatatataatatataaccaGTTACTTTCTG contains the following coding sequences:
- the LOC107630130 gene encoding probable histone H2A.1 — its product is MAGRGKTLGSGNAKKATSRSSKAGLQFPVGRIARFLKAGKYAERVGAGAPVYLAAVLEYLAAEVLELAGNAARDNKKTRIVPRHIQLAVRNDEELSKLLGDVTIANGGVMPNIHNLLLPKKTGTSSKAAGDDDS